The proteins below come from a single Takifugu rubripes chromosome 10, fTakRub1.2, whole genome shotgun sequence genomic window:
- the nrp1a gene encoding neuropilin-1a isoform X3, whose amino-acid sequence MHCGFVFILFMGISLVVNAVKNDKCGGNIRISSASYLTSPGYPMSYAPSQRCTWVISAPGPHQRILINFNPHFDLEDRECKYDYVEVRDGVDESGQLVGKYCGKIAPSPVVSSGNQLFIKFVSDYETHGAGFSIRYEIFKTGPECSRNFTSNSGVIKSPGFPEKYPNNLDCTFMIFAPKMSEIILEFESFELEPDQTPPAGVFCRYDRLEIWDGFPGVGPYIGRYCGQNTPGRIISYTGILALTINTDSAIAKEGFSANFTVIERTVPEDFDCSDPLGMESGEIASDQIMASSQYNPSWSPERSRLNYYENAWTPAEDSNKEWIQVDLGFLRFVSAVGTQGAISQETQRIYYVKSYKVDVSSNGEDWITLKEGSKQKIFQGNTNPTDVAKTMLPKPTLTRFVRIRPVTWETGIALRFEVYGCKISEYPCSGMLGMISGLITDNQITASSHTDRSWVPENARLLTSRTGWTLLPQPQPFASEWLQVDLGEEKLVKGLIIQGGKHRENKVFMKKFRLGYSNNGSEWAMVLDTNGNKPKIFEGNGNYDTPELRIVEPLLTRFIRIYPERATPAGMGLRLELLGCEIEAPTLPPTTAFPSTTLADECDDDQASCHSGTGDDYDKTGITTVADSTTTTEVDTVAAFQWFACDFGWSNDPSFCSWTSEDTGSRWQIQSSGTPTLNTGPNMDHTGGSGNFIYTLATGPQETKVARLVSPVVTSLDSDLCVSFWYHMFGSHIGTLHIKQRKQTVDGPADILLWTVSGHQGSRWREGRVLVPETDKPYQVVIESLMDAKSWGDIAVDDIKVLNGLSMTECKDPDIPPEVMLPEDRLNEILEEITEYPDFVETNQISGAGNMLKTLDPILITIIAMSALGVFLGAICGVVLYCACSHGGMSDRNLSALENYNFELVDGVKSKKDKLNVQNSYLEA is encoded by the exons GTATGACTATGTGGAGGTACGAGACGGCGTGGACGAGAGTGGTCAGCTCGTGGGGAAGTACTGTGGGAAGATTGCACCCTCCCCGGTCGTGTCCTCGGGAAACCAGCTCTTCATCAAGTTTGTATCCGACTATGAGACACACGGAGCAGGTTTCTCCATCCGATATGAGATCTTCAAGACAG GCCCAGAATGTTCCAGAAACTTCACCTCCAACAGCGGTGTCATAAAGTCCCCTGGCTTTCCAGAGAAATACCCAAACAACCTTGACTGCACATTCATGATCTTCGCTCCCAAGATGTCTGAGATCATTTTGGAGTTTGAGAGTTTTGAGTTGGAACCAGACCaaacgccccctgctggtgtgttCTGCCGCTATGACCGGCTGGAGATTTGGGATGGCTTTCCTGGAG TGGGTCCATACATAGGGAGATACTGCGGGCAGAACACCCCAGGCAGGATCATCTCCTACACTGGCATCCTGGCACTTACAATCAACACTGACAGCGCCATTGCTAAAGAAGGCTTCTCTGCCAATTTCACCGTCATCGAGAGGACCGTTCCAGAGG ACTTTGACTGCAGCGACCCTTTGGGAATGGAATCGGGAGAGATAGCGTCAGACCAAATCATGGCTTCATCCCAGTATAACCCCAGCTGGTCTCCAGAGCGCTCAAGACTCAACTATTACGAAAACGCATGGACACCAGCAGAGGACTCCAACAAAGAGTGGATCCAG GTGGATCTGGGGTTCTTGCGCTTTGTATCCGCCGTCGGCACGCAAGGCGCCATTtcccaggagacacagaggattTACTACGTCAAGTCCTACAAAGTAGATGTCAGCTCGAATGGAGAAGACTGGATCACTTTGAAGGAAGGTTCTAAACAAAAG ATTTTTCAAGGCAACACCAACCCAACAGACGTTGCCAAGACGATGCTGCCCAAGCCCACGCTGACACGCTTCGTCCGAATCCGTCCCGTTACCTGGGAAACAGGCATTGCGCTGCGCTTTGAGGTGTATGGATGCAAGATCTCAG AATATCCATGCTCGGGCATGCTGGGCATGATATCGGGTTTGATCACAGACAACCAAATCACGGCATCCTCTCATACGGATCGGAGCTGGGTGCCGGAGAACGCCCGCCTTCTGACCAGCAGAACAGGTTGGACTTTGTTGCCCCAGCCTCAGCCCTTTGCCAGCGAGTGGCTCCAAGTTGACCTGGGCGAGGAAAAGCTGGTGAAGGGCTTGATCATTCAAGGTGGGAAGCACCGCGAGAACAAAGTCTTCATGAAGAAGTTTCGCCTTGGCTACAGCAACAACGGATCTGAGTGGGCAATGGTGTTGGACACCAATGGAAACAAGCCAAAG ATATTTGAAGGAAATGGCAACTATGACACGCCCGAGCTGAGGATAGTGGAGCCCCTGCTGACCCGTTTCATCAGAATTTACCCAGAGAGAGCCACCCCTGCCGGCATGGGCCTTCGACTGGAGCTCCTTGGCTGTGAGATTGAAG CTCCCACGCTACCGCCTACCACCGCATTCCCAAGCACAACTCTGGCGGACGAGTGCGACGACGACCAGGCAAGCTGCCACAGTGGCACAGGTGATGACTACGACAAGACAG GTATCACTACAGTGGCAGacagcaccaccaccacggAAGTGGACACTGTTGCAG CATTTCAGTGGTTTGCCTGTGACTTTGGCTGGTCCAATGACCCGTCATTCTGCAGCTGGACATCAGAGGACACAGGCTCCAGGTGGCAAATCCAGTCCAGTGGTACCCCAACTCTTAACACTGGGCCTAACATGGACCATACAG GTGGATCAGGGAACTTCATCTACACTTTAGCAACGGGGCCTCAGGAGACCAAGGTGGCTCGGCTGGTCAGTCCCGTGGTCACATCCCTGGATTCTGACCTCTGCGTTTCTTTTTGGTACCACATGTTTGGGTCACACATCGGCACGCTGCACATCAAACAGCGTAAACAGACGGTCGACGGGCCAGCTGACATTCTGCTGTGGACCGTCAGCGGTCACCAAGGCAGCCGCTGGAGGGAAGGTCGGGTCCTGGTCCCGGAAACTGACAAACCGTACCAG gtggtGATTGAAAGCCTGATGGATGCGAAGAGCTGGGGCGATATCGCTGTGGACGACATCAAGGTTCTCAACGGGCTCAGCATGACAGAGTGTAAAG ATCCCGACATACCCCCGGAGGTGATGCTGCCAGAGGATCGTCTCAATGAAATCC TGGAAGAGATCACCGAATACCCTGACTTCGTGGAGACAAACCAGATCAGCGGCGCGGGCAACATGCTGAAGACGCTCGACCCCATCCTCATCACTATCATCGCCATGTCGGCCCTGGGGGTCTTCCTGGGGGCCATCTGCGGCGTAGTCCTGTACTGTGCCTGCTCGCACGGGGGCATGTCGGACAGGAACTTATCAGCTCTGGAGAACTATAACTTTGAGCTGGTCGATGGTGTCAAATCCAAGAAGGACAAACTCAATGTACAGAACTCATACTTAGAGGCTTGA